From a region of the Desulfuromonas sp. KJ2020 genome:
- a CDS encoding cation acetate symporter, with the protein MLAEHLKLAPALLLFAVLALFIFVGLASRTAKGEYYLVSGRSVGRVGIGAAIASNWMSAASILGIAGIFYLQGYFAFAYVIGWTGGYVLLLILMGAQIRRFGKYTAPEFVEARYESPIARVLSASIAILISLVYCVAQYKGVGLVFSWIFGLDYTPSLLFGTAVVISYLVLSGTLGALRNQRFHYTVLILCFILPLVLVARKMGFFWLVPQVGYGEALQEIAFHADNAGTAPWLHGTPYQWIALCFTLMVGTAGLPHVLSRFYTVPNIRDARWSVMWGLVFIGLLYWSAPAYATFAKLWELRHGLVTDPATAKAIADIIVIKAAEWAGLPVWITGIVALAAILAAFSTITGLLITGAGAFSYDIYYQLINPKATEHQRMMVAKITTLVLALVVLIVAANPPGLIAEITAVAFALAGNTLFPIFLLGIWWDRTNKQGAIAGMLLGLVITFTPVILGQWLPWLTAVLPPTGSALIGAPLVILVTIGVSLLTPPPPDRIRRFLLEKVHTP; encoded by the coding sequence ATGCTCGCTGAACACCTGAAACTGGCGCCGGCCCTGCTTCTTTTCGCCGTTCTGGCCCTCTTCATCTTCGTCGGTCTGGCCAGCCGGACCGCCAAGGGCGAATACTACCTGGTCTCCGGCCGCTCCGTCGGCCGTGTCGGCATCGGGGCCGCCATTGCCTCCAACTGGATGAGCGCCGCCTCCATTCTCGGCATCGCCGGCATCTTCTACCTGCAGGGCTATTTCGCCTTTGCCTATGTCATCGGCTGGACCGGCGGCTACGTCCTCCTGCTCATCCTCATGGGCGCCCAGATTCGCCGTTTCGGCAAATATACCGCGCCTGAATTTGTCGAAGCCCGCTACGAATCGCCCATCGCGCGGGTGCTGTCGGCCAGCATCGCCATCCTCATCTCCCTGGTCTACTGTGTGGCCCAGTACAAGGGGGTGGGGCTGGTCTTCTCCTGGATTTTCGGTCTGGACTACACCCCCAGTCTCCTCTTCGGCACCGCGGTGGTCATCTCCTACCTGGTGCTGTCCGGCACTCTCGGCGCCCTGCGCAACCAGCGCTTTCACTACACCGTACTGATTCTCTGCTTCATCCTCCCCTTGGTGCTGGTGGCTCGCAAGATGGGTTTTTTCTGGCTGGTTCCTCAGGTCGGTTACGGGGAGGCCCTGCAGGAGATCGCCTTTCATGCCGACAACGCCGGCACGGCGCCCTGGCTCCATGGCACCCCCTATCAGTGGATCGCTCTCTGCTTTACCCTCATGGTCGGCACCGCCGGCCTGCCCCATGTCCTGTCCCGCTTCTATACCGTCCCCAACATCCGCGACGCCCGCTGGAGTGTCATGTGGGGGCTGGTCTTTATCGGCCTGCTCTACTGGAGCGCGCCGGCCTACGCCACCTTCGCCAAGCTCTGGGAACTGCGTCACGGGCTGGTCACCGACCCCGCCACCGCCAAGGCCATCGCCGACATCATCGTCATCAAAGCGGCGGAGTGGGCGGGCCTGCCGGTCTGGATCACCGGCATCGTGGCTCTGGCCGCCATTCTCGCCGCCTTTTCCACCATTACCGGCCTGCTCATCACCGGCGCCGGGGCTTTTTCCTACGATATCTACTACCAGCTCATCAACCCCAAGGCCACTGAACACCAACGCATGATGGTCGCCAAGATCACCACCCTGGTTTTGGCCTTGGTTGTTCTGATCGTCGCCGCCAACCCGCCCGGCCTCATCGCCGAAATCACCGCCGTGGCCTTCGCCCTGGCCGGCAACACCCTCTTTCCCATCTTCCTGCTCGGTATCTGGTGGGACCGCACCAACAAACAGGGAGCCATCGCCGGCATGCTTTTGGGACTGGTCATCACGTTCACCCCGGTGATCCTCGGCCAGTGGCTGCCCTGGCTGACCGCCGTGCTGCCGCCGACGGGATCGGCTCTGATCGGAGCTCCGCTGGTTATTCTCGTCACGATTGGCGTCTCGCTGCTCACCCCCCCGCCACCTGACCGCATCCGCCGCTTCCTGCTGGAGAAGGTGCATACCCCCTGA
- a CDS encoding sodium/substrate symporter small subunit — translation MTQDSSSQRHPSGQGRVNFFRPLPGFMRKKVHYIWILLASWAAFTFGFQFILVLLQEGPAGCSQLTTTRFLGFPFHYWFSGQFLILWFILLCLLYNLFVDKLTNEYRKRK, via the coding sequence GTGACACAGGATTCGAGTTCACAAAGACACCCCAGCGGTCAGGGCAGGGTCAACTTTTTCCGTCCCCTCCCCGGCTTCATGCGCAAGAAGGTCCATTACATCTGGATACTGCTGGCCAGCTGGGCCGCTTTTACCTTCGGTTTTCAATTCATTCTCGTGCTTCTGCAGGAAGGCCCGGCCGGCTGCAGCCAGCTGACGACGACTCGCTTCCTCGGCTTTCCCTTTCACTACTGGTTTTCCGGCCAGTTTCTCATCCTCTGGTTCATACTGCTTTGCCTGCTCTACAACCTCTTCGTCGACAAACTGACCAACGAGTACCGGAAGCGCAAATAA
- the truD gene encoding tRNA pseudouridine(13) synthase TruD, giving the protein MARYLSASLEGTGGQIKESSEDFLVEEIPLYLPCGEGEHLYVEVEKTGLTTFDLIQKVAGALKIRSRDIGYAGLKDARATTRQRLSLQRVTPAQVESLQLPGIRVLSCAWHRNKLRLGHLAGNRFTIRIRAVKPGALEKAEDILHVLKTVGVPNRFGQQRYGVLGNSHLIGRALLRQDYELAGRLIIGDPQSITQERWREAAERFERGDLDGTLAALPARFRDERNLVAALGKGHPAREAVFTMPRNRLRLYLSAYQSSLFDRLVDMRLDTLDTLWAGDYACKHENGACFIVEDPAKEQPRADSLEISPSAPLYGYKVSLARGQAGILEEGLLAKEKLSLQDFRLSEGLGMEGERRPLRVPLGEYRVDMEGQDLRLSFSLPRGSYATSVLAEVMKSEEDPSATTPARPTAY; this is encoded by the coding sequence GTCGAGGAGATCCCTCTCTATCTCCCCTGCGGCGAGGGTGAACATCTCTACGTCGAGGTGGAAAAGACCGGTCTGACGACCTTCGACCTGATTCAGAAGGTCGCCGGTGCGCTGAAGATTCGCAGCCGCGATATCGGCTACGCCGGCCTCAAGGATGCCCGGGCCACCACCCGACAGCGTCTGTCTCTGCAGAGGGTGACACCGGCCCAGGTCGAAAGCCTGCAGCTGCCAGGCATTCGGGTGTTGTCCTGCGCCTGGCACCGCAACAAGCTGCGTCTGGGCCACCTGGCGGGAAACCGTTTCACGATCCGTATCCGCGCGGTCAAACCGGGCGCACTGGAAAAGGCCGAAGACATCCTGCACGTGCTCAAGACCGTCGGCGTGCCCAACCGTTTCGGCCAGCAGCGCTACGGTGTACTGGGCAATTCACACCTGATCGGCCGCGCCCTGCTGCGCCAGGACTACGAACTGGCCGGCCGGCTGATCATCGGCGATCCGCAGAGCATCACCCAGGAACGTTGGCGCGAGGCCGCGGAACGCTTTGAACGGGGCGACCTCGACGGTACGCTGGCCGCCTTGCCGGCTCGCTTCCGCGACGAGCGCAACCTGGTGGCCGCCCTGGGCAAAGGCCATCCCGCCAGAGAGGCGGTGTTCACGATGCCCCGCAACCGCCTGCGCCTCTACCTGTCGGCTTATCAATCGAGCCTGTTCGACCGCCTGGTCGATATGCGCCTCGACACCCTCGACACCCTCTGGGCCGGGGACTACGCCTGTAAACACGAAAACGGGGCCTGTTTTATCGTGGAAGACCCCGCCAAAGAACAGCCGCGCGCCGACAGCCTGGAAATCAGCCCCTCCGCCCCTCTCTACGGGTACAAGGTCTCCCTGGCGCGGGGACAGGCCGGCATCCTGGAGGAAGGCCTGCTGGCCAAGGAAAAGCTGTCCCTGCAGGATTTCCGGCTGTCGGAAGGTCTGGGTATGGAGGGGGAAAGACGCCCCCTGCGTGTTCCTCTCGGCGAATACCGGGTCGACATGGAAGGACAGGATCTACGACTCTCCTTTAGTCTCCCGCGCGGCAGTTATGCGACCAGCGTTTTGGCCGAAGTCATGAAATCTGAGGAAGATCCGTCCGCCACAACCCCGGCGCGCCCCACGGCATATTGA